GCTCGGATGCATCAATTACGAAATAGCGGCCGGAAAACGGCCGGCGGTAGTCCGGATCGATACGCAGCTGGTCCAGATACAAGCCGTCAGGTCCCATTTCCAGTGCCGCGAGCAGACTGTCGATTTCCCGCTGTAAAACGTCTTCGAGGTAACCGCGTAGTGCCCGGTCGAACAGCCATGCGCTGCCTTGCCCGACCGAGATGACGGTAATCAGCAGGATCGCGACCAATCCTGTACCCAGCTGTCGCCCGATGCTGTTCACCTGGACGAACCTGCCAACACGTAACCCTGACCCCGACGCGTCTCGATGCAATCGCGCCCCAACTTGCGACGTAGGTGGTTTACCAGCACCTCGATCACATTGGAGTCGCGCTCATTGTCGTAGTCGTAGAGATGGTCAGCGAGCCGCGTCTTGGAGAGTATCTGCCCGGCATTGAGCATGAAATAGCGCAGCAGACGAAACTCCGAAGCGGATAGCGTAATGGTCGCGTCGCCGCGCCTGACCTGCTGAGTCTGCTCATCGAGCTCGAGCCCGGCAGCCATCAAACGTGGGCTGGGCAGCGTGCCGTGGGCGCGCCGCACGAGGTTCTGCATGCGCAACAGCAGCTCTTCGTTATGAAAGGGCTTGGGCAAATAATCATCGGCCCCCGCACGCAGACCCTCTACCCTCTCGCTCCAACTGCCTCGCGCCGTCAGCACGAGTACCGGCAGGGCGAGCCCTGCTGCGCGCCAGGCACGCAACACATCGAGCCCGCTACGGCCCGGCAAGCCGAGATCGAGGATACATAGATCGTAAGGCTCGATCCCGCCGAGCATCTGCACATCGCGGCCATCGGCGCGCCAGTCCACGACGTACCCGGCTTCGCGCAGTACCGAGCTAAGCGCATCGGCCATTGCGACGTTATCCTCAGCCAGTAACAGACGCATCAGTCGTCCTCGTCCTCGTCCACGTCCAGAAGCCGGCCCGTCCGGCCGTCGAACTCCAGCTCGGTCACACGGCCATCCTTTGTCACGATTTCGATCTCGTACCGATAGTCACCATCCTCGTGCTCCAGTTCGGCTTCGAGCAGCCGGCCCGGATAGCGGGCCAGAGCCGCATCGACGATCGATTGCAAAGGCCGCAACTCGCCCTGTTCGGCGAGTCGCAGCGCTTCATCATGACTCACGTCGCGCCCGGCGTGCACCGCCCAGGGCAGCGACACCAGCGCTGCCAGGGCGAACACAACTGGACTGATGCGTTCAGTCATCCTGCCGATTCTGGAGGATCTCGCCATTGCTTGCGTCGAGTTCGAGGTCCCAATCCGCTCCCTGCGCATAGCGCACCTCCACTTTGTAGACATAGCGGCCATGCTCCTGCTCTAGCTCGGAGTCGGTAATTTCGCCAGCGCGCGCCTTGAGCGCCTTTTCGTTAAGACTGTCAAAGGACTGGATCTTCCCTTCCTGCATCAATCGATTCGCCTCATCGAGGCGAACATCGTCGTCAGCCTGAACGGTGGTGGCGGATACGGCAAGCAGGAGGGGGAACAGCAACGGCAATAATTTTTTCATGGTATAACTCTCCGGTTTTTTGGACACGTTCGAAGCCTATACCGCGAAGCTGAAGCCAAGCTTAAAAGCGGCCGCTCGACACGATCGAGGAGCACCCTGATGACCGCCATCCATGTCCCCTACCCAGCGCTCACGCTACGCGCAGGCCGGCAGGCTCTGGAGCACATCCTCGACAAAGGGCTGAGCCCGGCGGACGTTCACTTGATCCCCGGCGCTGCTGGCGGGCCCAAGGCGCTTGGGATTCAGGGTCTCGATCTGGCGTTGTTCGGAGAGTGGCTGCCTCGGGTACCGCAGCCGCGCAGCCTGATTGGCGCATCGATTGGCAGCTGGCGCTTCGCAGCCGCCTGCCTACCGGACCCGGTCGAGGGCATCAGGCAACTCGGCGAACTCTACACCACTCAGCGTTTTCCCAAGGGCATCAGCGTTGCCGAGATCAGCCGTCGCTGCGCCGACATGCTCGACCAGCTGCTCGACGGCCGCTTCGTCGAGTTACTGAACAATCCGCTCTATCATCTGAACGTGGTCGTCGTGGGCTGCCTGGGCCTGCTTCAGCATGACACGCGTTCTCGTCTCGGCCTGGGCCTGGGCGGCGTCATCGGCGCCAATCTGCTCGGTCGGCGTTATCTGAAGCGCTATTTCGAGCGGATCATCCTGCATGACCCGCGCGATCTGCCCCCCCTGGCTGAACTCAAGGATTTTCCCAGCCGTCACGTCGCCTTGCGCGCGGATAATCTGCGCCCGGCTCTACTGGCGTCCGGCTCGATTCCCATGGTGATGGAAGCCGTACGCGACATTCCCGGTTGCGAGCCAGGGGTATACCGCGACGGCGGGCTGCTCGACTACCATCTCGACCTGCCCTACCAGGCACCCGGTGTGGTGTTGTATCCGCATTTCGTCGATCGTGTCGTTCCGGGCTGGTTCGACAAGACCCTGCCCTGGCGACGCGGGAACCGCGAGCAATTGAAAGATGTACTGCTACTGGCTCCGTCGAAGGACTATCTGAGCGCGCTGCCGTACGGCAAGCTGCCGGACCGAAAGGACTTCACCCGTTTCGTAGGCGACGACGCCACCCGGGAGAACTACTGGCGCAAGGCGATGGACGCCAGCCGCAGGCTCGGTGACGAGTTCCTCGAGCTGACCGAGAGTGGCCGGATTGCCGACCGCCTCCGTCCTCTCTGACGCGCATGCGCCGTTTCGTTGCACTACCGGACCCCAGCCGATCAGCCTTCGATGACGCGCTGATTCTGCTGCGTCTGGCCATCGGTTATGCCGCGCTGGGTATGCTCGCCCATCAGATCGCCGGCTGGCTGATGCGCCACGTCGGTCACCACTTCCACATCGATACACAATTCCTCTTGCTCGATGCGCTATTCGCCGGCGTGATTCTGCTCGGGAGCCTGGCGTTGGCACGGCTGTATCAGCCTAGCGCAACGCTAAGATGGATGTTCGGTACGGGCTGGCGATTGCGGGGCGCACTGATCGCCATAGCCGGCGCGATCGCCATGGTCTGGCTGGCCGATCCACTGGCCGACTGGCTCGATATTCGCCTGCCGCAGCGCGGCATCATGCCCGAGAGCGAAGCGGCTCCGCAGGCGATAACCCCTTTGCTGGATCTCGCTGGCGGACGTTTCGTCACGGCACTGTTGATCGCCGTAATCTGGGTGCCCATGGCGGAGGAATGGGTGTTTCGCGGCTGGCTGTTCCGGGCATTACAGCGTACACGCCCCGGCCTGTTGGTTGCGCTGCCCGCGACCACGCTGATTTTCTCGCTGCTACACAGCTTCTACAGTCCAGGCGGCGTACTCGTCATCGGTCTGCTCGGCCTGTTCCTCGGCTGGCTGCGCTGGCGCTACGATCAGCTCTGGTTCTGCGTGCTGGCCCACGCCACCTACAACTGGATCACCCTGCTGCGCGTAGCCGGGCAATGAATCAAACGGCTCCCGCTTCGCCTTGCCCGCTATGCGGCGCTCACTCAGCCGAGTACTTCCGCGACCGTCGCAGCTACCTTCAATGCCAAACCTGCGCATTGGTGCACGTGCCGCCACCCTGGCATCTCGATCCAGGGCAGGAGCATGCCGAGTATGAGCTGCATCAGAACGACCCAGAGGACCCAGGATACCGCCAGTTCCTTTCACGGCTAGCCACTCCGCTTCTGGACCGCCTGCCGCCACACAGCCATGGGCTGGACTTTGGCTGCGGCCCAGGCCCTGCCCTCGCCGCAATGCTGGAAGAGCGCGGCCACTCGGTAGCGCTCTACGACCTCTTCTATCATCCCGACGCGAGTACCCTCGAAAGTCGCTACGATTTCATCACGGCAACCGAGGTGATCGAGCATCTCGCCCACCCGCGGAAGGAATTGGAGAGATTGTGGCGACTGGTAAAGCCCGGCGGCTGGCTCGGCATCATGACCAAACGCGTCCGTGACCGTGACGCCTTTGCGCACTGGCATTACAAGAACGACCCGACACACATCGCGTTTTTCAGCGAAGCTACCTTCAAATGGTTGGCTGAGGCATTGGACGCCGAGCTGACCATTCTTCAGCCTGACGTGGTGCTACTGCGAAAGCCGGCCAGCGCCGATCGTCGATTCCATTAGATGGTGCACGAACTTCGGCATCGCGGGACGGCGAAAGCCACGGTCTCTCCAGGCGACCATCAGTTGCTTGCCCAAGCCCTGCAACGGCACTGCACACAACGAGCCATCCTGCACCTCTCTGGCCACGGCAGACGCAAGCACGATGGAGATACCCAGCCCGGCCTTGACGGCCTCCTTCACCGCCTCGGTGTTTCCCAAATGCATCGAGACGCGTGGCACACCGTGTTTCCCGAAGTAGGCAGTAAGCAAACGCCCCGTACCACTACCAGGCTCGCCACCGAGCATGTCGAACCCGCTGATATGTTCCAGGGAAATGGCGCCAGCGTGTGCAAGTTCGTGTTCCGCCGGAACAATCAGCACCAAAGGCTCATACCGCCAAGGGCGACTGATAAAACCGGGGACCGGCTCCCACCATTCGGTCACGGCAATATCTATCTCCCCGGTTAACAGCTTGCTGACGGTGTCGGGATTGGACGCGACATTCAGCTCCAACTGCCCTACCCGGCCGTCATCGAGAAAGGTCCGGATCAGCGGCGGCAACAGGTAGGTGCCGACGTTGGAGCTCGCGCCGACGCGCTCCACCTCCGCGCGCAACGCCTGCAAGGCTCGTTCGTTCAACATGACCAACTGCTCCGCATAGGGCAGCAGTAGCTCGGCCCGCGCGGTTGGCCGACAGCCTGCCCGGCCGCGCTCCACCAGCTGCGCGCCGACCTGCTCTTCAAGCTTCTTCAAGTGCAACGAAACCGTCGGTTGCGCAATGCCGAGCCGTTTGGCGGCCCTCTGAAAACTGCCTTCACGTAGCAGCGTCACCAGCGTTTTGAGCCAGGTAGGATTCAGCATGTAATACGGCTTGCAGAACCAGGCGAATTGGCAGGGTCCAGCGGCACGCGGCCCTGCAGCACAGCGAGGATGTTCTGTGCCGCGCGCATCTCGATCGCTTCGCGAACCTCGCTGACGGCGGAGCCGATATGAGCGCTGAACAAGGTAGCCGGATGCGCCAGCAACGAAGGCGATATCTGACGCGGCCGATCGGTTCGTGCCCAGTCTTCCATCTCGAATACGTCCGCTGCGTACCCGCCTAGCGATCCGCTTTCCAGCGCTGCGAGCACCGCGTCTTCGTCGACGATCGATCCACGGCACGGATTGATCAACAGAGCTCCGGGTTTGACCCCTTTCAGGCTGCCGTCGTTGATGACGTGCAGTGTTTCCGAACTCAAAGCCAGCGCCAGAATGACAATGTCGGAGCGCGCAAGCAGTTGCTCGATCGACACGCGCGATACATCCAGGCGACTCTCGCGCTCGCGATCCAGCCCCTGGTGATCGGCGTAATGCAGCTGCGCGCCCCAACCCCCGAGCCGCTCGGCGACCGCTTTGCCAATGGCTCCCATACCCAGGATACCTACGATCGAACCGGCGATACCCTTGCCGTAGAACTGCGGCTGCCAGCCCCTGAAACTGCCCGAACGCACGTGGGCGTCGGCTGCCCGTACATGCCGTGCCAGGCCGATGGTCAGACCGATCGCCAGTTCCGCAGTGGGAATGGTCAGCAAATCCGGAACGAAGCTCAGCCACACTCCTGCTTCATCGAAAGCCCGTAGGTCAAAGTTGTCGTAGCCTTTCAGTGCAGCGCCTACGACTTTCAGCCGAGGTGCGGCTTGCAAGAACTGGGCATCGACGAAATCCGGCATGAACGCCATCAGCGCGTCTGCATCGCGGCAGCGTGCGATCACCTCAGCACGATCGAGCGTGTCTGGCGACTGGTTGGCCACGACCCGGCAGTGTTGGGACAGCATCGCGAGGACCGAGTCATGGACGCGATGAGTCAGTACAACGGTCGGTTTCATGTGTGCTCCTGTTTACTTAAAGCGCTTGCGCAGGTGGCCACTGATACCGTCGACGATGGTGACCATCAGCAGGATGACCAGTAGGATCGCGCTGACCTCCTGGTACTGCATGATCCGCAGCGATCCCATCAGCTCGAAGCCGATACCACCCGCGCCGACCATCCCCATGACGGTTGACGCGCGGAAGTTGTATTCCCAGCGATAGATAGCGACGTCGGCGAACTGCGGTGTGACCTGCGGCAGCACTGCGTGCCATAGAACCTGCAGTGGCGTTGCCCCGGCCGCTCGGGCAGCTTCAACCGGAGCTTCATCGACATGCTCGATGGCTTCAGCGAAGAATTTGCCGACCATACCGATCGAATGCAGCCCTAGCGCCAGCACACCCGGCAACGCGCCAAAACCCACCGCGGCGACGAAGATGATGCCCATGATCAGTTCCGGTACCGAGCGCAGCGCATTGAGCAAGGTCCGCGTGACGTGAAACACTACCGGGTGTGGCGACGTGTTGCGTGCAGCCAGAAAAGCCAGCCCAAGCGAAAAGATCACTGCGATCGCCGTGCCGGCGATGCTCATGGCCAGCGTATCCAGCAACGGTCCCCACCAGCTCAGCGCATTGCTGAAATCCGGTGGGAAGGACTCCGCCATCAGCGTACCGATCGACGGCAGACCATCGAGCAATACGCTGCCGTCCAGCAGTCCAACGTACCAGGCGGCGATCAGGACGATCAGCACCAGCCCGGCGACCTGCAGCGCGCCCTGGGTCCAACCACTGGCGTAACGCTTCAATACGTCCTCGCGACTGGCTGCGCTGATGGCAGCAGGATGAGTATCGGTGTTCATGAGCTACTCCTCACATCGTTGCGAAATCCAGCCCCAGCAGCGAACCCATCTCGCGGATCACGTCGTAGTCGCTGTCCGAAATCGGTGCAAAGCTCTCGGCCTTGAAGTTCTTGAGGACCTCCGGGTCGTTGATATTCAAAAAGCTGTCGCGAATGCGCTGCTTGAGATCGGCGTCCAGATTAGAGCGCATCGCCCAGGGGTATTGGGGGTACTCCTCGCTATAGCCAAGCACTTTTACTTTCTTCGGGTCGACCAAGCCGCGCTCGGTCACGTGGCCGAAAATGACTTCCGAAAGCCCGCCAGCATCGGCGTTGCCATTGGCGACGTTGACCGCGACCGAATCATGCGAGCCGACGAAATGCTGCTCGTAATCGTCGCCCGCCTTCAGCCCTGCCGTCTCGAGCAACACAGTCTTGGGAATCAGGTGGCTGGAGGTGGACGCACGGTCGCCGTAGGCGACCTTGCGGCCTTGGATATCGGCGTATTCGGAGATGCCGGACTCGGCGTTGGCGATGATCACCGAACGATAGGTTGGCTTGCCGTCTACCACCATGGCCGCAAACGGCTCGATATCGCTTTTGCTCTTGGCCATGACGTAGGACAGCGGACCGAAATAAGCCAGATCAATCCGTCCGAAGCGCATCGCCTCGATCATTGATGAATAATCGGTTGTCACGATCAGTTCGACGTTCTTGTCCAGCGACTTCTCCAGATAGTCCTTCAAAGGCTGGTTACGCTTGATCAGTTCTGAAGCGTTCTCATCGGGCAAAAGAGCGACTTTCAATGTGTCCGGATCGCTCTCAGCGGCCTGTGCCAGCGACGGCAAGCCAATCGCGATCAATAAGGTAGTCACCAACGAGGCAAGCAGTTTCATCGGGCAGTCTCCAGGGTTAGGCCCGGCGCACGTTGAGACGCATCGGCCGGTGCAGCATGGGATTGGGAGTGTTGCGAGGGTGCGGCGTAGTCAGGGTAAATGCGCGCCAGTTGCGATCGGTCGAGCGCCGCTGGGGCAGCGTCAAACACAACATGCGCATCGGCGAGGCCGATGATTCGATCAGCGAAGCGTTGCGCATAGTCAAGCTGGTGCAGGGACACGATGGCGGTGATGCCGTCTTCCCGACAAACGCGCTGCAGCAGCGCCAGGACCCGTTCGGAGGTAGAAGGATCTAGGCTGGCTACGGGTTCGTCTGCAAGAATGATCCGGGGCTTCTGGGCAAGCGCCCTGGCGATACCGACTCGCTGTTGCTGGCCCCCGGATAGCTGGTCGACGCGGCTTAGAGCCTTGTCTGCCAGGCCTACCCGTTCGAGGCAATGCAGCGCCAGCTCCTGATCTTCACGTGGGAGTGGAACCAGCGACCGCAAGGTTGAGTGATAGGCTAGGCGACCGGTCAGAACGTTGGCTAGCGCCGTCTTTCTATGCAGCAGCTGATGGTGCTGAAACACCATCGCGGTGGCACGTCGGTGACGACGGATCAAAGCCGCAGAACTCAGCCGGCCAATCCCCTGCGCCTCGACATGCCCTGCAGTCGGTTTGACGAGCCCATTAAGCGACCGAAGCAGAGTCGATTTTCCCGCACCCGATAATCCGAGCAGCACGGTGAACTGACCCTTGCGAAACGCCACCGAGGTGTCGGCCAGTGCTCGAACATTTCCGGGATAGGTAACATTCAGCCCGTCGACGGAAAGAATGATGTCGGCATTTGGTGTCATTGGATCACCTTCTGCAATATAAGCGGCCGCTTTATTACGGTTCGCTATGCAAAAGGTAGGCGCTGTTCGTTAAGCTCCGATGGCGGGGCGATGACAATCTCGTGATGTGTGGATTGGAGACTCAATCCAGAACGCGGCGCGAGCCCAGATAACTGCGCTGCCAGTAGCCGGCATGCAGGCTGTCGACCCGGACTCGTCCACCGGAGCTGGGAGCGTGCAGAAAACGGCCCTCCCCCACGTAGATACCGGCGTGGTTAACCTTGCGTCCGCTGGTAGCGAACAACAGCAGGTCGCCAGGCTGCAG
The nucleotide sequence above comes from Halopseudomonas xinjiangensis. Encoded proteins:
- the phnD gene encoding phosphate/phosphite/phosphonate ABC transporter substrate-binding protein, producing the protein MKLLASLVTTLLIAIGLPSLAQAAESDPDTLKVALLPDENASELIKRNQPLKDYLEKSLDKNVELIVTTDYSSMIEAMRFGRIDLAYFGPLSYVMAKSKSDIEPFAAMVVDGKPTYRSVIIANAESGISEYADIQGRKVAYGDRASTSSHLIPKTVLLETAGLKAGDDYEQHFVGSHDSVAVNVANGNADAGGLSEVIFGHVTERGLVDPKKVKVLGYSEEYPQYPWAMRSNLDADLKQRIRDSFLNINDPEVLKNFKAESFAPISDSDYDVIREMGSLLGLDFATM
- a CDS encoding phosphonate dehydrogenase — translated: MKPTVVLTHRVHDSVLAMLSQHCRVVANQSPDTLDRAEVIARCRDADALMAFMPDFVDAQFLQAAPRLKVVGAALKGYDNFDLRAFDEAGVWLSFVPDLLTIPTAELAIGLTIGLARHVRAADAHVRSGSFRGWQPQFYGKGIAGSIVGILGMGAIGKAVAERLGGWGAQLHYADHQGLDRERESRLDVSRVSIEQLLARSDIVILALALSSETLHVINDGSLKGVKPGALLINPCRGSIVDEDAVLAALESGSLGGYAADVFEMEDWARTDRPRQISPSLLAHPATLFSAHIGSAVSEVREAIEMRAAQNILAVLQGRVPLDPANSPGSASRITC
- a CDS encoding class I SAM-dependent methyltransferase, which translates into the protein MNQTAPASPCPLCGAHSAEYFRDRRSYLQCQTCALVHVPPPWHLDPGQEHAEYELHQNDPEDPGYRQFLSRLATPLLDRLPPHSHGLDFGCGPGPALAAMLEERGHSVALYDLFYHPDASTLESRYDFITATEVIEHLAHPRKELERLWRLVKPGGWLGIMTKRVRDRDAFAHWHYKNDPTHIAFFSEATFKWLAEALDAELTILQPDVVLLRKPASADRRFH
- a CDS encoding PepSY domain-containing protein, encoding MKKLLPLLFPLLLAVSATTVQADDDVRLDEANRLMQEGKIQSFDSLNEKALKARAGEITDSELEQEHGRYVYKVEVRYAQGADWDLELDASNGEILQNRQDD
- a CDS encoding LysR family transcriptional regulator; the encoded protein is MLNPTWLKTLVTLLREGSFQRAAKRLGIAQPTVSLHLKKLEEQVGAQLVERGRAGCRPTARAELLLPYAEQLVMLNERALQALRAEVERVGASSNVGTYLLPPLIRTFLDDGRVGQLELNVASNPDTVSKLLTGEIDIAVTEWWEPVPGFISRPWRYEPLVLIVPAEHELAHAGAISLEHISGFDMLGGEPGSGTGRLLTAYFGKHGVPRVSMHLGNTEAVKEAVKAGLGISIVLASAVAREVQDGSLCAVPLQGLGKQLMVAWRDRGFRRPAMPKFVHHLMESTIGAGRLSQ
- the phnE gene encoding phosphonate ABC transporter, permease protein PhnE; the protein is MNTDTHPAAISAASREDVLKRYASGWTQGALQVAGLVLIVLIAAWYVGLLDGSVLLDGLPSIGTLMAESFPPDFSNALSWWGPLLDTLAMSIAGTAIAVIFSLGLAFLAARNTSPHPVVFHVTRTLLNALRSVPELIMGIIFVAAVGFGALPGVLALGLHSIGMVGKFFAEAIEHVDEAPVEAARAAGATPLQVLWHAVLPQVTPQFADVAIYRWEYNFRASTVMGMVGAGGIGFELMGSLRIMQYQEVSAILLVILLMVTIVDGISGHLRKRFK
- a CDS encoding PepSY domain-containing protein codes for the protein MTERISPVVFALAALVSLPWAVHAGRDVSHDEALRLAEQGELRPLQSIVDAALARYPGRLLEAELEHEDGDYRYEIEIVTKDGRVTELEFDGRTGRLLDVDEDEDD
- a CDS encoding response regulator transcription factor, which encodes MRLLLAEDNVAMADALSSVLREAGYVVDWRADGRDVQMLGGIEPYDLCILDLGLPGRSGLDVLRAWRAAGLALPVLVLTARGSWSERVEGLRAGADDYLPKPFHNEELLLRMQNLVRRAHGTLPSPRLMAAGLELDEQTQQVRRGDATITLSASEFRLLRYFMLNAGQILSKTRLADHLYDYDNERDSNVIEVLVNHLRRKLGRDCIETRRGQGYVLAGSSR
- a CDS encoding CPBP family intramembrane glutamic endopeptidase yields the protein MRRFVALPDPSRSAFDDALILLRLAIGYAALGMLAHQIAGWLMRHVGHHFHIDTQFLLLDALFAGVILLGSLALARLYQPSATLRWMFGTGWRLRGALIAIAGAIAMVWLADPLADWLDIRLPQRGIMPESEAAPQAITPLLDLAGGRFVTALLIAVIWVPMAEEWVFRGWLFRALQRTRPGLLVALPATTLIFSLLHSFYSPGGVLVIGLLGLFLGWLRWRYDQLWFCVLAHATYNWITLLRVAGQ
- the phnC gene encoding phosphonate ABC transporter ATP-binding protein, which produces MTPNADIILSVDGLNVTYPGNVRALADTSVAFRKGQFTVLLGLSGAGKSTLLRSLNGLVKPTAGHVEAQGIGRLSSAALIRRHRRATAMVFQHHQLLHRKTALANVLTGRLAYHSTLRSLVPLPREDQELALHCLERVGLADKALSRVDQLSGGQQQRVGIARALAQKPRIILADEPVASLDPSTSERVLALLQRVCREDGITAIVSLHQLDYAQRFADRIIGLADAHVVFDAAPAALDRSQLARIYPDYAAPSQHSQSHAAPADASQRAPGLTLETAR